CATTTTACTGTTCTGTACGCGGAAAAACGGAATGCGATCCAATGTGTGCGTCATTAACTCACAGGAGAATGTTCTCACCGCGGAAGGTCGCGATACGAACCTTATCAGCATGTTTATATTCGTTTTTCTATATAATGCTTAGCTGTGACCACGGCCTATGGCCGGCCGCGTATTAGTGGCGTAATTGTTGCTCACCGTGGGGATAAGAAAATCGGCACCGTCACATTTTGATCTACGACTCGAATCGCGATATAACCATTCACTCCGACGGCACGTTACATCACGTTGCGTTACGTtacgctatatatatatatatatatatatatatacatagatgCCGATCGCGGACATTACAACGGTGGTTGCAAGACCACCCTCATTTTTTTTCCATTAATTCTACAATCGATCGagcaacctgcaaaattgatgACTAACTTGCGTCGCGAGTCCGAGTGTACGCGACCGAAGGTCGAGTTTCGGATCAGCCTGCCTTCTTTCCTTTTAATCCCTTTGCGTAATGCGTCACCCGCTAAAAAACCGGTTGTGCCTTTCACCATTCGATTCCCTGAATGCTCCGAAGAGTAAGCGTGCAGCCTTACGGTACGCGGACACTTTTATGCACAATGCATCGATATTTCGGCGTTGATCGTTGCATACCGTTACAGTTTACACGGAATCGCTGACTATAATTTTAAGTATGATCGTCTCGGAAATCTTTTCCTCGAAATGGAATTACGTGTCCGTTTGATCTCGCGATTATTCTTGAGGTTTACGGTTCACCGGTACCCCGGTGGACGATTCCCGGCATTTTCTGTTTCCGTCTCGGCTAGCTGTGCTACTATACTCGTGTTCATGCTATTTTATTTACGTAAATTACGCTGGCTTGCAGGTAATTTTCCATCGACTAAGAACAGTAACCCGGTATCTATTGACAAAAGCTAAACCGGCTTGGAACTAGCACGTGTCTCTTTGCCAATACTTTCCACGAGCCTTTGCTTCTTTCGATGTTTATCGAACTGGCTAGAAAACCTCTAGTCGATCGGctcgatataatttatatattcttATTCAACTTTCACCCGGTCAGTTCGGGCGATTACATTGGTGCATACATCGTGTTTATCTatcgtattttttttttatcatttctatCGTATTTATGTGATCTCAAGTTTTCCACGATCACTGTCGCACGGCTGGAAACATTTTCCAACTTGGCAGGGATTTACGTAACTCATGTGTAACGTCATTTTGGAAAGACGATGACGCGCgctaaaaataaaattacactTCTGCGCCCGAGTCGGATCATATCTAATTGTATTTATGTAAGGCGCACGATTCTTATCGTTATCTTCCGTACCTCGTGATAACCTCGATGGTTCCGCAACTTtgacatttttcaattttagaAAACAGAACCGTCGTGTGTTCGAGGAAAACACGTTCCCATGCGACACTAGTTTCTTTCGAATCGAACGGTCGAATATCATAACGATACATGAGAAATAACGCAATCGTTCTGTTGCATTGCGTTGCGTTTCACACCGGTCGCGAATTGTCAGATGTTGTTTATGCAGTTCTTGAAATACCTGTGTCGCTATCAGGCCATCGAAGCATCCCCTTTAACGTGGACAGCTGACTCGAATTTGTACGGCTGCACAGAAATTTCGCCGGAGGATATATCCCATGTATCCATGATCGTCGCCTATTTTCGTTCGGCGCCGCCTGATGCTCCTGGACATCATTTTCAACCCGTTTCGCACTGAGTTGTCGTGACGATTCCTGTTTCAAATCGTTCTCGTGTTTATCGATTCAGCGATGATGGGTTTGGTTTCGTATTCGACAGAGATTTCTCACCACGGCACACCGCTTTTTCCGGTATCAGCGTACGGCTCCGAACGAGATCGTTACACCGACAAAAGTGTGCATATAGAACAGTATACATGCAGTTATGCACAGTTTCCAAACACGTCGCGACTTTATTATGGAATATGAAATAGGTTAGGCGTCGTTACCCGCGATGCATGGCAACACTCCCTTCCTAACAACGCAGACAGACTGCCTGACTGCCGGTAACGAAGACTGCTTGAGACGTTGAGACAACTTTTTTGCACAACTTTCCAAAAATTCTACTTCGTACGTTAAATCGTTGTCCAACGATCTTCTTAACTCTAACTAACGGATAATTTAATTTTCTCACATTTTTTACCTTTAGTATATTTTCATTTCAACGATCGCAGCGATCTTATCTACCAATGTTGGTGGTGCACGCGTTGTTATGAGATTGTTTAAATTACTGTTCGAATTATACGTTCACCTTCGATTGGTTTTTCTTTTCACTACTTTCGTAAATTGTTGCGTACTTAATGCTTGTTTATTACTTGAAACATTCTCGATTAATAGTTAGTATCCAGCGGTCTGGACGGTATTTAAATTTCAATGGCATTCGAATTAAAATACGACTGAATAGATTGACAACTGATGGGCGCCACGATCGTATGGTGTCCGAACGGTCACGTGCTTCGAACCGGCATTTGTAttctttatttatgtattaGACATacctttttttctgttttttaatGAGTATCTGATCACTATTTACACCGATAAAAGTAATATTCGATCGAAATCATTCCTCCCTGTATTCTACACGTATTGAATTTTTCTTGGTCGAGAGCGCAGGTAATTTTGCAACGCCATCTGTAGCGATTCATTCGATATACAATATAGAATTTATGAACGTATACCGCGAAAACTTGGCGGGAACTTATAGATTTGAACGATTTCGACTGGCACAACGCGTGTcgcataaaattgaataaaacttTCAGGTGAAAGGTGATAAAGTTGATTCGTTTagggaaaatatattttattgatgCATACCTCGGTAAGAAATCTCTAATTTGGTAACATCGAATCCGCTGTGAACAAAAATGATTCCTTTTTTGAATTGTAACGATCGTTGTCACCGTTCAAGACGACACAGAAAATTTTCTAAACAAATTCTAAATTTGCGCGATTATGCATTAATCGGTTTGTAATTGGGTGGCTGGATCCGTGAGAGGTACGTAGGAAACTTGCATCAGATTTTTCTTTGAGATCGTGCCATCGGCATTTTTATCCACTTGCAGGAAATCTTGAATCCTTTGGAATCCTTCTATGGTAACTACTGGACAAATTAGACGTCCTCCAGTAGCTAATTGGTCTATCAACTAGAATAGGCGAAACTCGTGTATTTATTCGCGGTCTATTCTTAGGAGAGACCTTAAGATTTGGATTATTCGAATTGCGGTTTTCATACCTGCTGCGGCAACGTATTCGCCGCTGCTCCAACGTGAATCGCATTGTAGGGGCCGTCGGCGGTATGTCCCAATCTACCGTCTCCCACTAGGCGCATTGACAATGACCTGATGTTAAACTTCGGTCTATCATTTTACATAACGCACGACAAAGTCATAGAATTCTTGAACAGAGTCCCGTTCGATTCTTCCTTATAAGGTACACAACCTACTCCACGTGGGTGGATTACGGTTATTTAGCATTTGAGCGTATCTGTTATTTTCAAACTCTTGAATGTATCAGAAGCGTGTATGTAACATTTAATCGTAAAAAAGAGACCGTGTCTTTCTTTTTTATCGGAAATTATCTATCAGCGAGTAGGcagcaaaataaaaaaacgaCAACGCGTCTCTAGATATTCGAGATTCTTACCAACAAATTTAACTCGTCCTTCTTTGATGAAGTGAGAGCAATCCTCCTGTACATTTTTCGACGATATTTCAATCAGTTCGGGGATGTGATCGACGCCGATTACACGACCACGTGGACCCACCATAAATGCCATACACGCTGTCAAGTAACCAGAACCAGAGCCAATGTCCAGAGCTTTGGCACCTTCGAACAATTGATCGGAGAGGATAGACAACGCGTATGCATGCTGTAACCATCGATTAACCCTGTAGAATTGTTTCTTACGAGAGATCGACAACCACCTTTTGTTCGCTTACCATGTGAGGAGCACTAATGGTTACGTTGTATCCTATTCTCCTTGGTCGATCGAGATAAGGGTCAGGCTCGTGGCAGTACTTTGCCCTGTCCACAGCCAGCATCGCTGCTTCTGCTTTGTTGGTTGTCAGAATGCCTGCATCTGTAATTTTGAGCTTGCAATAGACAGAGTTTTCTAAACCATAGAAACGATTCGTGTCAACCATACCTTTCAGTTTAGTTATCATTTCTTGATTGGTGGTTCCACTGCAGTGCCATGCCATGTTTTTCTGCGAGATTACGACGAAGCCAACAGCCGAATGAACGTGTCTGTTTGTCGATGGCCAAACGACATGCGATAAGAGAGAGACACGTACACATCAATTAATTCCAAGAATTTTCGCTGAGAACATAGCCTATACATCGAACTATTTCCAAGACGCATAAGGCGTAAACACTGCTCTTAAATGTCTTTTGAGATTACATATCgtgtttcgatggaatatttagAGGGGATGCATAATCGAAGAAagtttcgaatagaagtaattcaatgaaaaatatttacctCGAGATGAtgaatttcaattttcatttataCATTCACTATCATCAATAGACGACACAGCGTTCGAAAATGAGATGACTCAATTGCGATAACGATAAATGGTAAATGGTACGTAACATGATTTCGAAAAAATTCGGAAGAATTCCGTTTACCTACCATAGACCCGGACCAGGCGATCATCGCTGGCGCTGGTATCGCGCGGACAATATGGCCACCAATATGGCAGATACAGAACGCACCGAGGATCGCAGGAGAATGCATTTCAGATGGAAAAAAGAGAACGAAACGTCTTGACATGAATTCGCTTCGACGATTTCGCAACATTTGTCGAGAAACGGTGTCAATCACgaatcgtaaacgaagcttATCGAATTCAAAAGATGCTTCTGCAAGATCAAATACTATGTACCTGGTTCGTTGTGTATCTGGCAAGTAACGTAATGTACTTATGTAGCTACCTTGCGAATCCTGACTGTACGGATGAACCTGCATCCACGTAATTACATATGTATAATTCTCGCAAATAGGTACATTCACATGAAATAGGTATGTCGCAGTGCATAGTACGCAAATAGATCGTGGATCAAGATTACAACGATCGAATCTTTTCGATAATTCCGAGTATAGAGGATGTCGGAATCTCACGCAATTTTCTTTCGCAATGATGCACTACCATTTTCGTACGGGATCTGCGGAAGAAGTTATTTATTGCCGCAGGCTGCAGGATTTTCATTGTGGGCACAGGATTTGGAAACGTTGCGACGTCTTTCGCGTGATGAACCAATTAGCGAGCTCAAAAATTCTTATCCATTTCTACAATATTCTGCAATCCTATTTCTGCATATGCCTAGTGCATAAATTAACCGAAGACAACCACTTGCGGGAAATGGTCGGAACAATTCCCTCCTCGAGGTCGTAAATTAGTCTTATCTGTGAGAGGCGATGAAATAGATCGATGGTAAATCAAAGGCGAGCATGCACTTGTATACACAGCTAACACATAAACACGTATGTGTACATGCATCCTACCGGAATCGATTTTCTCGCGGAAACCGCGGAAACTATGAAAACTACGAAAACGGTGAAGAGAAGAGAGGCGCAGAGATTTCACGATGAAGATGCTGATAGGGGACGTAGATAGCCGAGCCGTGTTTGTCGAGCACACAACGGTGCTCTCGCACAACATGCGGTCACACGTACGAGACAATACATGCTTGGATCAAAAGATAAGCAGGATAGATTCGATTCGTTTGGTAGCCGAGCGGATACCGATCGGTATAAATTGGAGGTGGTGTCGTCGATCGGTGACGGTAAAGGTGAAAGACTATGGTGAATCGATCGTTAGACGAGTCGTTAGAGGGAACAATTGGTCGGTAGGTCGTACGATACCCGTACCGCGGATCTCAAGTTTCAAGATCGATTGAAAGGGGTTGCATCTGGCGCGCACCGCGATTATCGTAAAGAAAAGGAAAGCATGGCACAGGCGAAGGACGATATCGAGCCGGGGAAGCTGCGACAGCTTTTCGTAGCGATCATGGGTGAGTCCAGGTGTCCGCGACACTTTAACAGCTATTGCTCGTAGGAAACGGCGAAGCTAAACGGAATTTTGCGTTTCAGTGAACGTTGCGACGCTGACGTACGGAATATCGGTCGGCTGGCAGTCCCCGATGATGCCGGTGTTGCAGAGCAAGGATCCGCCGGTAGGCGAAGAACCGATGACGAACGAAATCGCGTCCTGGTTGACCGCGATCTTGTGCGTGGCGGCTGCGTTCACCACCCTAACGGTTGGCAAGATAACGGAGCGGTACGGCTGCAAAGTTACAGGGTGTTTGGCCATGGTACCCTGTCTCGTCGCCTGGCTGGTCACAATGTTCGCCACCCAGCAGTGGCACCTCTTGCTGGCCCGGTTCTTCGCCGGCGTGAGCGGCGCGATGACCTTGTTCGTGATACCGCGCTACGTTTCCGAGATGTGCTGCGACGCGATACGCGGGATGCTGGGCAGCCTGTTGTCATTGATCTTGAACAGCGGCATCCTCTTCACCTACATCCTCGGCGGGATGCTGTCGTTCCACGTGTTCCCCATCTTTGCGTTCGTTGTGCCGCTTGTAGCGTTCGTGATCTTCCTGCTGGTGCCGGAATCGCCGATGTACCTCGTGCGGCGCCGTCGGCTTCTGGAAGCCATGAGGTAATCGCGTAATCGCGTAATCGCGTCCGCTTCAGCGTCGCGCTCGCTACGTTCCGTTCGTCTTCTCTGGCAGATCGGTGAGATGGTTCAGGGCGGGCCACGAGCCAACGGTACAACGGGAAATGTTGCGGCTGCAGGTGGAAGCGAAGGAGCTCGACTCGGAGAGGTCGTTCCGGGTGTCGGACCTGTTCCGAGACAGGGCGACGATCAAGGGGTTGGTGATCTCGATGGGTCTGTTCGGAGGTCAACAGTTATGTGGAATATTTGCCATGGTAAACAGATAGAAATTACGAGACCGAGATAAGATCTTACAACTTACTTAATATCAGTCAAATTCTATGTAACAAAGTTTTTGTAACGTCGCTATCGGACGAGACACTTAGGTGGACCATCCTGTATACACGTTTCTCGTTCGCAGATAAGCTACACGGAAACGATATTCGGAATATCTGGAAGCTCGTTGTCGCCCAACGCATCGGCGATCATCGTCGGTGTCATACAACTGGTTGGCTCGTTCCTGTCCACCTCGCTGATGGAAAGACTTGGCAGGAGGCCGTTGCTGCTGATATCGAGCGGAGGAATGTGCCTCTGTCACTACACGCTCGGGCTGTTTTGCTACGCGCAGATGCTTCGATACGACGTCAACGCTGTCAATTGGATCCCGATCGTGGCCCTGTCCGTCTATGTGATCGTATACAACTTGGGCTTCGGCCCGGGCCCCTACGTCGTTTCCGCCGAGATTCTCAGCCGGGACGTGTACGCCCCGATCATGACGCTGGGTCTGTTCACCGTTTGGACCACCGCGTTCCTCGTGCTCAAATTCTTCTCGAGCGTCGTCGACCTGCTGGGCATGCACGGATGCTTCTTCCTGTTGGGCACCATATGCATCTTTCTGTTCGCGTTCATTTTCGTTTTGATCCCGGAAACGAAGGGACTGCCGCTTCGCATAATCTTGGACAAGCTCAACGGACGAGCGTCCCGCGAGTTCGACGTCAAGGGACGCGTCTCGTCCAAAGGGAGCGTCCAGAAGAATATACCGATGCCGGAACAGGTGTAACGAACCGGATTCATCCGCCTGTCTGTTTACGCGATCGATCGCGCTCGATTAAAATCGATACCGTCGATACGGTCGTCCTAGATTCCTCGTTCGCGAATCGAACTTCAATCATGGACGTTCTTTAATTTGTACATATACAGTAGATAAACGCGAGCGCGACGATTGAACGATAGAAACACTCGCGGGGCCGTTATCTCGCGacgataaaaaagaaaagggGATCAGCATCGAAGTAATCATCAGTCATCGTTTAATCGTTTTCGTACATTTTTGTTGCCGATCTTCCGTTTCTTGAACGCGGTCGGTTCGTGGTCTCCGTCGCTGTCGCCCGTGTCGACACGCGTCACCGTTTTCTCTTTGAACGTCCTCTGCGGGGGCGGTGGTTCCGCCTTGTCGAAGGCCGCCACCGGCGCGGTCGTCTTCTGGGGCAGTCGTGGCAGCTGCAAGTCCACTGGCTTCGTCTCGCTGAAACGCAGACGACGCGCAAACGAGGATTCGTCGTGAGACTGCCAATAAAACAAAGGAGATCTATCCTATCGCTATCCTTCGTACTTACACGACCCTGACTGTCTGCCATGCTCCATAAGGATGCGACTTTTGGCACGACCCGCTGTAATCCCTTCTGTAAGGTCGCTGCTCTTCCTCACGCTTCTCCTCTCGAGTCTCCTGCCCGTCCCTCGTCGCGCTCGCCGTATCCGTTGTCTCGTCCAGTCGGTTGCTCTCCGACCTCGACTTCCTCAGCTGCCTCGATCGTTCTCGCTCcgcgttcgctcgcttctcctCGAGGATCTCCTTGTTCGCGATCTCTTCTTCCTGCTTCAGCTGTTCCAGGAGCTCCTCCTGAAGCGCCTGTTCTCTAGTTTCCTCCTCTTGCTCGGCGAACGTCATGTAACCCTCCTCGGGCGGATCCCACGCGGTCTCTACGGTCAGAACACGACTTCAAAGAATAACGCGTCGAGAGCGTGGCGACTCGTCGAGCCAGCAGGGTTCTAAGTGCATACACACCGTTCGTTTCGATGTGCCAGTAGTACGTGTACCCTTCTGGACTGCGCGCTTCGTACCAGAGCTTGCGCACCGGTTTCGCGGAACGATCCTCTTCCTGGGCTTTCCTCCCCTTGCCCTTCCCTTTGTTAGCTTTGCTCTTTCCTTGGGCTTTGTTTTCCGGTTTCGCCGGAACTCTGGGCTGCTGTTGGTACTGTCTGCTGGTTCGCGAGAGGGTCGGGTCGCACGGGTCGATCTCGTGAAGAAACTGAAACAGATTCGGACCGTGAACGTGTCTTCCGGCGAGAAACGTTCGCGAGAGCGCCGCGATCTTTCCTACCTGTTGAGTTTTGCCTTTGACACCAGACGTTGTTCCCGGGATCGTCGTCGCGCGATTTCCGCTCGGTGTCTGAAACAATCGAGAATGCATCGACCGATCCAAAAGCTTCATCGTTGTCGCACTGTTATTGCTTATACTCACGTCGCTTCTATTCCTCTTCTCTTCGATGATCCTATCGGCGGTCATATCCCTGGTGTTGTTCTCGACGTCTTTCAGGTACGCGGCCATGGCTGCCTGAACCGTTAAAACCGTAGAAATCTTatgcttttatttttaaaaaaagaaaaacccgTCGGAACCGAACTTACGCTCTCCATCTTCCTGATGTCGTCCTCCATCTTCTTGTTTTGCTTCGCCTGCTTCGCGCTGTTCTTATGTATCTCTTTGAGCCGTTTGCTGACATTGTCTTTGTGCTTCTTTCCACCCTCATGGAAATCGATGCTAGGCTTGTTGTCGGCGATCCAACACTTGCAGAAATCGCAGAATTTTCTGCCCTGCGACTTCCAGTAGTCCGCCCTGCAACAGAGAAAGAGGAGAATCACGTTACACATTTGAGAAGAGAGAGCGAGCTTGGTTTCCGCGCGGCGATTATCGTAACGGGGACACTTTGCCCTCGCGTCGCCGACGAATTAACGGGTAATTAGCCAGCGTCTCGGCGACCCTGAGAAACCCTCGACCTCGAAGAGCGCCGTGTGGCTCGCTTTCCTTTCTTTTCGTTCTAGAATAGAGAAAGCAGAATCTCTGTTTTCCTGGCAACGACActggctctctcgctctctctctctctctctctctctctctatctatctatctcttggTTGGAGAGGTGTCGTCGAGGATGGAGGGGGTTGCCGGCTGCAGGGGCTGCATCGAGGCAAGAGTGGCCGGCGTTATCGAGAGACCATCTTTCCGGCGGCTCGCTAATTACCCGAATCGATCGTTCGAACTTTAAGATTCCGACGGTGGACGGTGAATCGCGCATCGAGGAAATCACAACTGTCCCAACAACGCTGCAGTCTCTATTAATAATAGCGGCTGTATTAATAGCGACACCGTTCTATAGATAGACGGGAGGGAGAGCTGCCTAGCTTGCAGCCGATTAGAGGTGCATTCGTATCGTAAATACGCATCGTAAATACGCATCGACCGGCCTCCACCTCCTCGTTGGATCGCGTGTGCACTTTACGTAAACGAGCCGAGTCGTTCGAGCGAGTTTCGCGTACACGCGCGAACAACCCCGTCGCCCGGCGTAATAGGGAAGCGTATGGATCCATAGAATGGACCCCGCGCGATTCTTCGGGGGTCCATTCTGAATTTCGCAAAATCCTGTAATCCAAAGCTGCACGCGCTGACGCGATCTCATGGGCCGTCCATCGACGTCCGCGTATATTTTCGAGCGGGCTTTTTGGCACGTGCCAAGCTGGACCGTGATACGCGCGTGCATCCAATACGGCGAGTCGCCGTTGTCACGGCTATCTGTGCGGATGCCAGGCGGTGTCAGCGAACGTTGACGAGCGCATCTTCGTCGGAGGATCCCCTTCGACGAGATCGTCGAGGTCGATCCGATCTTCTTCGTTCTCTTAGCCGCTTGCGAAATCGTCGCGTGTCGTCGCGCCGCGGAGACGTCTTCGCGACGACCTTGGAGCCGCCGGCCAAACGTATGTAATTGGCACCCGCGGAATAATCCTGATTATTTATTTAGATATCCGGCCGGACATCGGATTTTACAATAACGaaatcttgttcttgttgacgcGAGGGATTGCTGAGTAATCGGTATTTATCgaccgcggattttgtgcatttacgaCGAGAATAAACTTAGATCGAATGCAAGATAGCGAGAACGTTTGAATTCATTTCAACGCGCCGTTGCGTTAATGCCAGATTATTAactcttcgcactcgaagccatttcaatTGTAAATCTAGACTAACTTTTTTgatttatggtatttccattttatatgataaagtcCATTTCatgcgtgtgaaattgagtcttgcgactcgtac
The window above is part of the Megalopta genalis isolate 19385.01 chromosome 2, iyMegGena1_principal, whole genome shotgun sequence genome. Proteins encoded here:
- the LOC117220839 gene encoding uncharacterized protein LOC117220839 isoform X1, with the translated sequence MCNVILLFLCCRADYWKSQGRKFCDFCKCWIADNKPSIDFHEGGKKHKDNVSKRLKEIHKNSAKQAKQNKKMEDDIRKMESAAMAAYLKDVENNTRDMTADRIIEEKRNRSDTPSGNRATTIPGTTSGVKGKTQQFLHEIDPCDPTLSRTSRQYQQQPRVPAKPENKAQGKSKANKGKGKGRKAQEEDRSAKPVRKLWYEARSPEGYTYYWHIETNETAWDPPEEGYMTFAEQEEETREQALQEELLEQLKQEEEIANKEILEEKRANAERERSRQLRKSRSESNRLDETTDTASATRDGQETREEKREEEQRPYRRDYSGSCQKSHPYGAWQTVRVVETKPVDLQLPRLPQKTTAPVAAFDKAEPPPPQRTFKEKTVTRVDTGDSDGDHEPTAFKKRKIGNKNVRKRLNDD
- the LOC117220839 gene encoding uncharacterized protein LOC117220839 isoform X2, giving the protein MADYWKSQGRKFCDFCKCWIADNKPSIDFHEGGKKHKDNVSKRLKEIHKNSAKQAKQNKKMEDDIRKMESAAMAAYLKDVENNTRDMTADRIIEEKRNRSDTPSGNRATTIPGTTSGVKGKTQQFLHEIDPCDPTLSRTSRQYQQQPRVPAKPENKAQGKSKANKGKGKGRKAQEEDRSAKPVRKLWYEARSPEGYTYYWHIETNETAWDPPEEGYMTFAEQEEETREQALQEELLEQLKQEEEIANKEILEEKRANAERERSRQLRKSRSESNRLDETTDTASATRDGQETREEKREEEQRPYRRDYSGSCQKSHPYGAWQTVRVVETKPVDLQLPRLPQKTTAPVAAFDKAEPPPPQRTFKEKTVTRVDTGDSDGDHEPTAFKKRKIGNKNVRKRLNDD
- the LOC117220847 gene encoding protein-L-isoaspartate(D-aspartate) O-methyltransferase, which codes for MAWHCSGTTNQEMITKLKDAGILTTNKAEAAMLAVDRAKYCHEPDPYLDRPRRIGYNVTISAPHMHAYALSILSDQLFEGAKALDIGSGSGYLTACMAFMVGPRGRVIGVDHIPELIEISSKNVQEDCSHFIKEGRVKFVVGDGRLGHTADGPYNAIHVGAAANTLPQQLIDQLATGGRLICPVVTIEGFQRIQDFLQVDKNADGTISKKNLMQVSYVPLTDPATQLQTD
- the LOC117220839 gene encoding uncharacterized protein LOC117220839 isoform X3 encodes the protein MAAYLKDVENNTRDMTADRIIEEKRNRSDTPSGNRATTIPGTTSGVKGKTQQFLHEIDPCDPTLSRTSRQYQQQPRVPAKPENKAQGKSKANKGKGKGRKAQEEDRSAKPVRKLWYEARSPEGYTYYWHIETNETAWDPPEEGYMTFAEQEEETREQALQEELLEQLKQEEEIANKEILEEKRANAERERSRQLRKSRSESNRLDETTDTASATRDGQETREEKREEEQRPYRRDYSGSCQKSHPYGAWQTVRVVETKPVDLQLPRLPQKTTAPVAAFDKAEPPPPQRTFKEKTVTRVDTGDSDGDHEPTAFKKRKIGNKNVRKRLNDD
- the LOC117220835 gene encoding facilitated trehalose transporter Tret1, which translates into the protein MAQAKDDIEPGKLRQLFVAIMVNVATLTYGISVGWQSPMMPVLQSKDPPVGEEPMTNEIASWLTAILCVAAAFTTLTVGKITERYGCKVTGCLAMVPCLVAWLVTMFATQQWHLLLARFFAGVSGAMTLFVIPRYVSEMCCDAIRGMLGSLLSLILNSGILFTYILGGMLSFHVFPIFAFVVPLVAFVIFLLVPESPMYLVRRRRLLEAMRSVRWFRAGHEPTVQREMLRLQVEAKELDSERSFRVSDLFRDRATIKGLVISMGLFGGQQLCGIFAMISYTETIFGISGSSLSPNASAIIVGVIQLVGSFLSTSLMERLGRRPLLLISSGGMCLCHYTLGLFCYAQMLRYDVNAVNWIPIVALSVYVIVYNLGFGPGPYVVSAEILSRDVYAPIMTLGLFTVWTTAFLVLKFFSSVVDLLGMHGCFFLLGTICIFLFAFIFVLIPETKGLPLRIILDKLNGRASREFDVKGRVSSKGSVQKNIPMPEQV